The region AACCGTTAATTTCTACTCCAATTAAACCTCAGCAAAATGTATCTGTTGCGCTCAGATTTTGGCTTCAACAGAATCTTGTTTGGGTCGTTGTTTTCGGGTTATTAATCATCAGTTTTATTATAACTCTTTTATAACCCTTTTTTGATTAACTTAAAAACTTTGTTGTTGGGCTTTAGTTCAAAGATTTAATGGCTAAAGCCCAACAACAATTAATATTTAGAAACAGGGTTTCTGGGATGTGCGATCGCATTATTAATTAAAATAATCAGGATTTGTACTCAAGTCAGCAGGTAAATCTACAGCACTTCCAATAACATCCAATTCCATCGCCAAATCATAACAACTTTTTTCAGGGATAAACTTCCGAATGTAACTTTCCAATGCTTCTATAATTAGTTCATGTTCTGATTTCTCCTGTAATTCGGCTAAAGTTTTTAGTTGTTCACTTAAAGTTTCACTAACTGGAATTGTAATTGAATGGGTTAGCATTGATTTTAAGTTCCTAATTTTTTATTACTCTAAATTTTTGCCTCCAGGTTGGGAATTTTATCCCCAAATTCATAAGCAGTTTCTAACCATAGGTGTTTTGCATCTTGCAAATTTGCCATAACTTCTTCCAGGGTTTCCCCTTGAGTTATACACCCTGATAAATCTTTGATTTCAGCAACATAACCCCCACCAGGTTCAGGATATAGTGTAATTGGATAAGGTAAATTTAAGTAATATTCTAAGGGTTTACTTTGTGTTTTTATGTTTTGCATACCAAATCTCCAAATCTAATAAACGTATAATCTGCTTGATATAGGTTCTTTTTACCATTTTACCACCTGTTTTAGGAACAACCAGATTTTGACCTTGATCATTACGGAAAATATGATGACTACCCGTTGAACGAATTTCTCGAAAACCGAATGCTTCTAATAAAGTGTTGATGTCTGAAAATTGGATTTCAGGAGGTTCAGCAAGAAGCCGTTCAACTAGCTTGAGAAGCTTCGTCATAGATTTTACATGAATTTTTTCAATTAATTTTAACATTTCAAATCTTTGCTAACAATCTAAACCCTGTAGGGGCGAGGCGCGCCCCATTGGTGTTAACTTAAGTTCCCCGCGCCCGGAACTAAAGTTCGGGCTAAAAGCTGAAGTCATCTAAAGATGACTAAGATCATTTTTCATTAACCCGTTTTAACGGGTTTTAGCTTTTAGCCTGAAATTTATTTCAAGGCTTTTGGCGTTAAGTTGACACGCTTTGGGCGCGCCTCGCCCCTACGTTGACTGTGGAATTTTATAGGGATAAATGCGATCGCATCTCCCAAATTTAAACCGTTAAACCTTCAATGTCATCCTGAGTGTAACGAAGTGAAGCGAAGGATCTCAAGAGTTATTTGCTGATAGCAGAAATCTCTATGAGATGCTTCACTACGCTGCGCTTCGTTCAGCATGACAAGGGGAAATGTATTAAGCTAATTTAGGAATAGGAATGATTTTATCAGGATCGCAAATATTCCGAACATCCGAAACAGGAATCAATAATCCTTCCTCTCCATTATCCATCGTTTTCAATTGAAATTGATGTTTTCGTGTTAAGGCTGACAGTTTTGAACGTTTGACTAATAGGATTTCTGAATCAGGAACAATAAATGCAAAATAATGAGCATTGGATTTATCACCCCAACCTGGATCACCTCGATGGTTTGTAATTTGAAAAAATAAATTCCCCCATTTTAGTGCTGAAGGCTGTTTTTTTACCTCAACTGAAATCGGACATTTATCAGGATGATTATATAATAGTAAATCGATTTCTTGTTCCTGATAATCGGGTCGGTCGGAAACATCAACAATCAACGGATAACCTTGTCTTTCGAGTTGATGCTGATAGACCTCTTCTAATTCAACTTGAGTAAAGCCTAACCAGATAAAAAATATAATCATTTGCCATTCTCCTTGTTTACCGATTGCGAGATTTTGAGAAAATTGGTATAATTGAGACATAGAATCTCCTCTCCAACTTTGTTGGATAACATTTTTTGCAATATCAAATATGAGCCTTGAAATCAATTTCAGGCTAAAAGCTGCAACCCGTTAAAACGGGTTTAATTTAGAATCCCTTATTTAATTATTTGAGCAGGTGATTCTCTTTAATATTAAACCTTGATGAGAAAAATGCGTCAAGGAAAGAATGCATGAAAGAATGCACTTTATTTTTGGGTTAGGGTAGACATCTTTGTTTTGCACATAAAAGCTATTGCTTTTTATGTAAATTGAGGAAAACAACGGAAAACGCCCAGCACAAATTCAGCCGCTCTATCGACACAGTGAACAAAGAGCGGCTGAATTTGGTGCTGAAAGGGCGTAACTTCGTTCAAATTCTCCTTAATCATAAAAGAGGGTTTATATTGCATTAGAAAATGGGTAATCATAGAATTGATGCGCTCCTCGTCACACACCTTAACAACCTTGACGTCCCTCCTTGCGGTAGGCTAGATCAAGTGACTTTATTTGCTTGTATTATTGCTTTAGTATGTCTGTATCTGCCCCGACTCGTACCGTCCGTATTGCATCCCGCAAAAGCCAACTCGCCCTAGTACAAACCTATTGGGTGCAGGAAGAACTTCAGAAACGCTTCCCCGATATCACCTTTGAAGTGCAAACCATGTCCACCCAAGGCGATAACATCCTGGATGTCGCCCTGGCTAAAATTGGCGATAAGGGACTATTTACCAAAGAATTAGAACTAGGGATGCTTGACCGCAGCAGCGATATTGCGGTGCACTCCCTCAAAGACTTACCGACTCGACTCCCGGAAGGATTAATGTTAGGCTGTGTCTCGGAACGCGAAAATCCCGCCGATGCGCTAGTCGTTCATGAAAACCACAAAGATAAACAACTGGAAACCCTTCCACCGGGTGCTATTATTGGTACTTCTTCCCTGCGACGCCTGGCTCAACTCAGATATCATTATCCCCATTTAGAATTTAAAGATATACGCGGCAACCTGAATACTCGTCTACAAAAATTGGATAATGGAGAGTATGATGCGATTATTCTAGCGGTTGCGGGGTTAACTCGTTTGGGAATGAGCGATCGCATTCATCAAGTCATCGCTCCAGAAATTTCTCTCCACGCCGTCGGACAAGGCGCGTTAGGAATAGAATGTCGAGAAGGAGATACCGATATTCTCGATATTATTAAAGTCCTCGAACACACTCCCACCGCCCAAAGATGTTATGCTGAACGGGCATTTTTACGCGAGTTGGAAGGCGGTTGTCAAGTTCCTATTGGCGTGAATAGTGCTATTAATGGCGACCAACTCACCTTAACGGGAATGGTGGCGAGTCTGGATGGAAAACGCTTAATTAAAGATATTGTCACGGGAAATTCACTGGATGCGGAAGAGTTAGGTATTCAACTCGCCCATAAACTCAAAGATCAAGGTGCCCAAGAAATATTAAACGAAATTTTTGCTGAAATTCAGCGTAGTTAGTTGACAAACAGGTTAGGTGTTGATAACTTTGGGCGGGGTTACCCATGAGTGTCAACTTAAGCCGAAAACCCGTGATTACAGCCGAGATTAGATCCCCCTAAATCCCCCTTAAAAAGGGGGACTTAGGGGGATNGGTTTCTCGGAGGTGTTGGTGGGGGGTGGGGGTCAGAAACCGGGTTTTCTATGTTCGATCCTGATAATTGCGATTATTGCGGATATTGCGGATATTGCGTTTATAGCTAAGTAGTGTTATGATGATCGTCATATATAGCAAGTCTATTTAAGTTATACAAATCAAACCCATGTACCAAACTCTTACCCCGTAAGCATAGCTATGATACAAATGATTTAGATCTGCTATATATGATTACTTTTTAGTTTAAGTAAAAATTATGTTGAAAAATAAATCAAACTGTGTGCAACTGACTGCATATCAAGAAGAAAGACAATCTATTGAACAGTTAGAACATCTTCTTGAAGCTAGTAATTCACATCCTCGACTTGTTGCTAGTACCGGAGAAGAAATTTTATTACCTAAATCAGTTTATGTTGCATTACGTCAAGTGGTTCACGCAATGGTTTTAGGGCAGTCCATTACTATTTTTCACCAGGAGGAGGAAATGACGACACAACAAGCGGCTGACTTTTTAAATGTATCGCGTCCTTATTTAATTAAACTGCTTGAACAAGGAGAAGTTCCTCATATTAAGGTAGGTTCACATCGGCGAATTCGGTTCCAAGATATTGCCACTTATAAACAACAACGAGACACAAAACGTCGTCAACATCTTAATGAAGTGACTGCTTTTTTACAGGACGAAGGCTTCTATAATCAGCAAAGTTCTGAGCTAATGCTGTAGAAGTCGTGAGTTTAATTATGGTCATAAGTAGGTAGTTATAGATATTTTTTATCAAAATTGCGATCGCATTACCTTCAAATAATTTCCCAAAACTGATCCTGATAAAAAACACGGTTTCTGTCTTTATCTTTCCTTCATTTCTTCGTGTCTTTGGGGTTATTTATACACTTAAAACAATAGCAAAAGATTACCAGAAACCGGATTTTTTACCCCGATTAATTAACCCACTTGTACCATCCCGTATTTACTGGTTAATTTATCTAACTGATTGACTAACAAACTCAGGAATAGTCCCACGTCGGTAACAACCCCAATAGACTCCACAGAGCCGCGATCGCTAAGTTTAGTCACCACCGCCGGGTTAATATCCACACAAACCATCTTCACCCCGGAAGGCGTCATATTACCAACCCCAATGGAATGTAGCATCGAGGACAACATCAGAATCATATCAGCGCCCTGCAACAGTTCCGCATAATGTTCTTGGGCCTTAATTAAGTCCATTTGCGTATCCGGTAGGGGGCCAT is a window of Planktothrix serta PCC 8927 DNA encoding:
- a CDS encoding ribbon-helix-helix domain-containing protein is translated as MLTHSITIPVSETLSEQLKTLAELQEKSEHELIIEALESYIRKFIPEKSCYDLAMELDVIGSAVDLPADLSTNPDYFN
- a CDS encoding type II toxin-antitoxin system HicA family toxin, which encodes MTKLLKLVERLLAEPPEIQFSDINTLLEAFGFREIRSTGSHHIFRNDQGQNLVVPKTGGKMVKRTYIKQIIRLLDLEIWYAKHKNTK
- a CDS encoding helix-turn-helix domain-containing protein, translated to MLKNKSNCVQLTAYQEERQSIEQLEHLLEASNSHPRLVASTGEEILLPKSVYVALRQVVHAMVLGQSITIFHQEEEMTTQQAADFLNVSRPYLIKLLEQGEVPHIKVGSHRRIRFQDIATYKQQRDTKRRQHLNEVTAFLQDEGFYNQQSSELML
- the hemC gene encoding hydroxymethylbilane synthase, which encodes MSVSAPTRTVRIASRKSQLALVQTYWVQEELQKRFPDITFEVQTMSTQGDNILDVALAKIGDKGLFTKELELGMLDRSSDIAVHSLKDLPTRLPEGLMLGCVSERENPADALVVHENHKDKQLETLPPGAIIGTSSLRRLAQLRYHYPHLEFKDIRGNLNTRLQKLDNGEYDAIILAVAGLTRLGMSDRIHQVIAPEISLHAVGQGALGIECREGDTDILDIIKVLEHTPTAQRCYAERAFLRELEGGCQVPIGVNSAINGDQLTLTGMVASLDGKRLIKDIVTGNSLDAEELGIQLAHKLKDQGAQEILNEIFAEIQRS
- a CDS encoding type II toxin-antitoxin system HicB family antitoxin — encoded protein: MQNIKTQSKPLEYYLNLPYPITLYPEPGGGYVAEIKDLSGCITQGETLEEVMANLQDAKHLWLETAYEFGDKIPNLEAKI